The following is a genomic window from Nitrospira sp..
GACGATAAGAGGCTTGTTCATGGCGCACCATGGGTTGGCAGCCGCACCGTGGCGGGCTGTCCAAGACGAAGCAGGTCGCCGTCGTCCGTGACAATGACGCGCGCCTCATAGACGAGATTGGTCCGCAGTTCCTCCGTTTGCACGGCCTTCGGCGTGAACTCCGCAACCGATGAAATGTACCCGACTGTGCCGGCAATCGGCCGATCCTGAAGGCTGTCCGTAAAGACTTGCGCCTGCATGCCAGGCTGGATTTTGCCGAGATCGGGTTCATTGATATAGACGCGAACCCACTTTGGCCGGGTCAGCGCCAGCGAGAACACGGCCTTCTGCGAAGTGGCCATGTCGCCCGGCTCCAATAGCCGCGAACGAACCACGGCATCGGTCGGCGCACGCAGCGTTCCCAAATCGATCTGATGCCGCAACAGAGCCACTTGCGCCTCAGTGGCGTTGAGCTGAGCTTCCGCCACGGCCACTTCTTCGCCGCGCGGCCCCAACTCGGCCAAGCGCAGTGCCGCGCGCAGCTCCTCCATCTTCGCTCTCGCAACCTCAAAGCTATTTCTTGCCTGGTCGACATCCTGCACACTGACCGCCTGGCTTTCCAGGAGACGGGTCGTTCGAAAAAGTCCCCGCTTCGCCTGCTGAACATCAGACTCCGCCGACCTCAGCCGCGCCCGAGTTTCAGCGATCTCCTCCGGACGCGAACCATTGCGAAGCCGCAGCAACGTCTGTCGTTGGGCTTCAACATTGGCGTCCGCCTGTTTGACCTGAAGCTCAAGCGTCCGGGTATCCAAAACACCGATTACGGCACCGGCTTTGATTTGATCGCCCTCCTCCGCGCGCAACTCGGCAATCCGGCCGCTGCCATCGAAGGCCAGCGAAATCTGCCGGATGTCCACATTGCCATAGAGGACCATTTCATTCTTGGCTTGCCGGGCCTCGCCCCCGTCCCACCAAAACCAGCCGGCTCCGGCAGCCAAGAAAATCAACGAACCAACAAGCAGTGTTTTTTTCATTTTCGATACCACCATGGAAACGAAATATAGAAGAACGTTTCGGCGACCATTTAACTTAAATTGAATTTAAATTAAAATTGTCATATAGTCAAGAGGCAAAACAACCGGCTCGCACGAATCATGTCGCTCATCCGAAGAAATACAACCTCGCGCGCACTCCGCACTGACGGAGCAGCGACGTACGCACGCATTTTGGAAACAGCCGGCGAGCTGTTCGCCGCGTCCGGCTTCGCCGAGACCAGCAGCAAAGCCATCGCCGCTCAAGCCAAGGCAGACCTCGCGTCCATCAATTATCACTTCGGCAGCCGCGGAGGCCTCTATCAAGCCGTGCTCGCCGACGCGCATCGACGCTTTATCAGCATGGAAACA
Proteins encoded in this region:
- a CDS encoding Putative membrane fusion protein (MFP) component of efflux pump, membrane anchor protein YbhG (MaGe:77308028); amino-acid sequence: MVVSKMKKTLLVGSLIFLAAGAGWFWWDGGEARQAKNEMVLYGNVDIRQISLAFDGSGRIAELRAEEGDQIKAGAVIGVLDTRTLELQVKQADANVEAQRQTLLRLRNGSRPEEIAETRARLRSAESDVQQAKRGLFRTTRLLESQAVSVQDVDQARNSFEVARAKMEELRAALRLAELGPRGEEVAVAEAQLNATEAQVALLRHQIDLGTLRAPTDAVVRSRLLEPGDMATSQKAVFSLALTRPKWVRVYINEPDLGKIQPGMQAQVFTDSLQDRPIAGTVGYISSVAEFTPKAVQTEELRTNLVYEARVIVTDDGDLLRLGQPATVRLPTHGAP